In Paenibacillus sp. G2S3, a single window of DNA contains:
- a CDS encoding spore germination protein — protein MQNWKQKYTSFKQKPARKASSAQDNRPVKPLDSSLKSNISFIRQVFGEDSDLIVRNFKVYGRHDAAIIFFSSVVDQNQIQNYVLKPLMNVSSDLSEIPKDLKDLPDYIWSTTVQVTQGNRTKDLNALASILLEGNVVLIIDEMDQALYFNLRKIEHRSIEQPQTEQVIRGSRDGFIENLESNISLLRYRLQTPDFRVVTAPLGVRTRSKVAVCYIEGIADPGLVQKVMKRLSAINVDGILDAGYIEQFIEDHPLSPFPQVQPTERPDKSIASLLEGRVIILVDGSPFCLIVPALFNQFFQTMDDYTERFVVGSLLRMIRLIALLFSLFFPALYVSIISFNPELLPTEFAVAITGARAGVPFPAVLEVLIMEVFMEVLREATIRLPQMIGGALSIVGVLVIGQAAVAAGLASPTTVVVVAITTIGSFATPAYNAAISSRMLRFPLIILAGCFGLYGVMLGTIVIVNHLLFLESFGVPYMTPFVPTIWKDLKDSIVRVPLWWMRSRPSFLNTPDPDLLAKDIPKMHTDLIFKEKSEADE, from the coding sequence GTGCAAAATTGGAAACAAAAATATACCTCTTTTAAACAAAAGCCTGCACGCAAAGCGTCCTCTGCCCAGGACAATCGTCCGGTAAAGCCACTGGATTCCAGCCTGAAGAGCAATATAAGCTTCATTCGACAAGTCTTTGGAGAAGACAGCGACCTTATAGTCCGTAACTTCAAGGTGTACGGTAGACATGATGCGGCTATTATCTTTTTTTCTTCCGTGGTGGACCAGAATCAAATTCAGAACTATGTTTTAAAGCCATTAATGAATGTTTCCTCCGACCTCTCAGAAATTCCGAAAGATCTAAAGGATTTACCTGATTACATCTGGAGTACGACGGTACAAGTAACACAAGGTAACCGTACTAAGGACCTAAATGCTCTAGCCTCCATCTTATTGGAGGGAAATGTAGTTCTAATCATAGATGAAATGGATCAGGCACTTTACTTCAATCTGCGTAAAATTGAACATCGTAGCATTGAGCAACCTCAAACTGAACAAGTCATACGCGGTTCGCGTGATGGGTTTATAGAGAATTTAGAATCCAATATCTCTTTGCTTCGCTATCGGCTACAAACGCCGGATTTTCGTGTAGTAACCGCTCCTCTTGGCGTACGGACGCGCTCAAAAGTAGCTGTTTGTTATATCGAAGGAATAGCCGATCCAGGGCTAGTTCAAAAGGTGATGAAGAGATTATCAGCAATAAATGTAGACGGCATCCTTGATGCGGGGTATATCGAGCAATTCATAGAGGATCATCCCCTTTCCCCGTTTCCACAGGTTCAGCCAACCGAACGTCCGGATAAATCTATAGCCTCTTTATTAGAAGGACGAGTCATCATCCTTGTAGACGGCTCACCTTTCTGCCTCATCGTCCCGGCACTTTTCAATCAATTCTTTCAGACGATGGATGACTATACGGAACGTTTTGTTGTAGGAAGCCTCCTAAGAATGATCCGCCTGATCGCATTATTATTTTCCCTTTTCTTTCCAGCCTTATATGTATCCATTATCTCTTTCAATCCTGAGCTACTGCCGACAGAGTTCGCCGTAGCAATAACTGGTGCAAGAGCTGGCGTACCCTTTCCAGCCGTATTGGAAGTTCTGATTATGGAAGTCTTCATGGAGGTGCTACGCGAAGCAACCATTCGCTTACCGCAAATGATTGGCGGGGCTCTTTCTATTGTAGGTGTGCTTGTCATTGGTCAGGCAGCCGTAGCAGCAGGTCTGGCGAGTCCCACTACCGTAGTTGTTGTTGCTATAACGACCATAGGGTCTTTTGCCACACCCGCTTACAATGCCGCTATCTCTTCAAGAATGCTTAGATTTCCATTGATCATATTGGCAGGCTGCTTTGGCCTGTACGGAGTCATGCTTGGCACTATTGTTATTGTTAACCACTTATTATTCCTGGAATCCTTTGGCGTTCCCTACATGACACCCTTTGTGCCTACGATATGGAAGGACCTTAAGGATAGTATCGTTCGGGTACCTTTATGGTGGATGCGAAGTCGCCCAAGCTTTCTCAATACACCTGATCCTGATCTTCTTGCGAAGGATATCCCCAAAATGCATACCGATCTGATTTTTAAGGAGAAAAGTGAAGCTGATGAATAG